From Carassius gibelio isolate Cgi1373 ecotype wild population from Czech Republic chromosome B21, carGib1.2-hapl.c, whole genome shotgun sequence, the proteins below share one genomic window:
- the ppp1r26 gene encoding protein phosphatase 1 regulatory subunit 26 translates to MFLKTVPPVVAIHSEWRSNKSCILPLFFNDSASDSDLASVSGTPIPQKIQMIIESLHSTQSSDMSENMQTEKASHSSHEADYKGQMRLMDTSARSRRTGADTKPQLARSDTGDDSDSDDSVDRGIEEAIQEYLKEKVDHKRKGDPMASSPPAPKLQRREPTVQDAAKHTHSTSGKVLIASNNIQRALSGTQPLKKKVKKKKLSKENPFKKADTSKVLPVKSLPPPRAKKGSSSSSEMDRSPPRLVIKEEEEWLDSSSDDGIEEEIQRFQQEKKQKQEGENDALRSSRQREHSESSSDEGIEEAIRHFQEQKDKQKKKKSPLKSVQLVPVQHIKPAVAASECMSTEPLKALSKKSKKKLITKKSNLPTPLGVSHFLNKCTSQGSKVKECATPPSNSKQTHTEHQIHSSLKVNTAELMCAEAILDISKTVMPEVFESNLSIANRNLLQMPTFPTVAPTVDKSDESSVDSEDGIEQEIRKFLEDKAKMNKELPTTTGAPPTASGDPTTSKEPKKKKETQPNKAVRLSLSKKRKFKEEQSKLSRDSDLVLNIKEEPPGTTLNYCDSTRPELSASPTVTSHSSSLTTKKISKLKQNSPSHKGTDSSVLKDKVSTYSMSSPKTAIGSERNDSSDKSSSLDSDEDLDAAIKDLLKTKKKVKKKVRDMKVRKSTRPSEASSLDAMKKQKPFTDLKSIPSKLVKSGILKGGKETLNIRTKNGKGHKSKAVRGRSEVPNIKESKSPAQPDKVTGNGGIPKTQDVDLPSSSLHAEDEDSSVDSDDSIEQEIRRFLAERAKESTPFTANTKQEEEAVDSLTSLPECDVNPERQKILIETPVSASASTSSRLFKSETQAESIGTPARSADAPAELNKGPVLTPGSSCIMGCRRTESQKLEISTPRDPKNGSSQTDKDTPTSHTIKPNSFTTPSVSSEMPQSLGHQHQNLFLMRPVNSGMSDVKVLSAADGNDPAVSHQRLTSATRIPLKDVISSLCPSPITKPQISSCAVTTGDPLTSAPPGGRTEGLYLHNRLKRDRHLSDRPHLSPATSHLCQPSPVLHPHQGGSVIQVQRDQAAFPTPLARTNHLQVSQIEPTESTACLGVRQREGGSVSKEEKEQEDEEEKCVDETDVESDEERKDQKTKDRKTQPHNQ, encoded by the coding sequence ATGTTCCTGAAGACAGTTCCTCCGGTGGTGGCTATTCACTCGGAATGGAGATCCAATAAGAGCTGCATCCTGCCTCTCTTTTTCAATGACAGTGCTTCCGACAGCGACCTTGCTTCTGTTAGCGGCACCCCCATCCCACAGAAGATCCAGATGATTATAGAGAGCCTCCACAGCACCCAGTCTTCGGACATGAGCGAAAACATGCAGACCGAAAAggcttctcattccagccacgaGGCTGACTACAAGGGTCAAATGCGACTCATGGACACTTCTGCACGATCCAGGCGAACAGGGGCAGACACTAAGCCACAGCTTGCCAGATCTGATACTGGTGATGATTCGGATAGTGATGATTCTGTGGACAGAGGCATTGAGGAGGCCATTCAGGAGTATCTGAAGGAGAAGGTGGACCACAAGCGGAAAGGGGATCCGATGGCAAGTTCGCCCCCAGCGCCCAAGCTTCAGCGTAGGGAACCAACTGTCCAAGATGCTGCTAAACACACACATTCCACTAGTGGTAAGGTGCTAATTGCTAGCAATAATATACAGAGAGCCTTGAGTGGGACGCAGCCCCTTAAGAAGAAAGTCAAGAAGAAGAAGCTAAGCAAAGAAAATCCCTTTAAGAAAGCAGACACAAGTAAAGTTTTGCCTGTAAAAAGTCTTCCTCCACCCAGAGCAAAGAAAGGATCTTCCTCGTCTTCAGAGATGGACAGATCTCCACCTCGTCTCGTCATTAAAGAGGAAGAGGAATGGCTCGATTCAAGCAGCGATGATGGAATTGAAGAGGAGATTCAGAGATTCCAGcaagagaaaaaacaaaaacaggaaggTGAAAATGATGCCCTGAGATCTTCACGACAAAGGGAGCACTCTGAATCGAGCAGCGATGAAGGTATTGAAGAAGCAATCCGTCACTTCCAGGAACAAAAAGACaagcagaagaaaaagaaaagtcctCTCAAATCTGTCCAACTTGTGCCTGTGCAACATATCAAACCAGCCGTCGCTGCTTCCGAATGCATGAGCACTGAGCCACTCAAAGCACTGTCCAAGAAGAGCAAGAAGAAGTTGATAACTAAGAAGTCTAATCTCCCTACACCACTGGGTGTAAGCCACTTTTTGAACAAGTGTACATCACAGGGCTCTAAAGTCAAAGAGTGTGCCACACCCCCTTCAAACTCAAAACAAACCCACACTGAACATCAGATCCATTCCAGCCTGAAGGTCAACACTGCTGAGCTGATGTGTGCTGAAGCCATTCTAGACATCTCCAAAACTGTCATGCCAGAGGTGTTTGAGTCCAACTTAAGCATTGCTAACAGAAATTTGCTTCAGATGCCGACATTCCCCACTGTTGCACCAACTGTAGATAAAAGTGATGAAAGCTCTGTTGACAGTGAGGACGGGATTGAACAAGAGATAAGGAAATTTTTGGAGGATAAAGCAAAGATGAACAAAGAGCTTCCTACAACAACAGGTGCACCTCCAACAGCTTCAGGAGATCCCACCACAAGCAAAGAGccaaagaagaagaaggaaaCCCAGCCGAACAAAGCAGTGAGGCTCTCCCTGTCAAAAAAACGCAAGTTCAAAGAAGAACAAAGCAAACTTTCTAGAGATAGTGACTTGGTTTTGAATATTAAAGAGGAACCTCCAGGGACAACTCTGAATTATTGTGACTCCACCAGACCAGAGCTTTCAGCCTCGCCCACTGTGACGTCCCATTCAAGTAGTCTAACCACCAAGAAAATCAGCAAACTGAAGCAGAACTCCCCATCTCACAAGGGTACGGATAGTAGTGTACTCAAAGACAAAGTTTCCACTTACAGTATGTCCAGTCCAAAGACTGCGATTGGCTCAGAGAGAAATGACAGCAGTGACAAAAGCAGCTCCCTGGACAGTGATGAGGATCTAGATGCCGCAATTAAAGACTTACTTAAGacaaagaaaaaagtcaaaaagaAAGTGAGGGATATGAAGGTGAGGAAAAGCACCAGACCTTCCGAGGCTTCATCTTTGGATGCTATGAAAAAACAGAAACCTTTTACAGACCTGAAGAGTATCCCTTCCAAGCTCGTTAAGTCTGGCATCTTGAAAGGTGGCAAAGAAACACTGAACATTCGGACTAAAAATGGCAAGGGTCATAAAAGCAAAGCAGTTAGAGGCAGATCAGAAGTCCCGAACATCAAAGAATCTAAAAGCCCTGCACAACCTGACAAGGTGACTGGGAATGGTGGGATTCCTAAGACTCAAGATGTGGACTTACCTTCTTCCAGTCTGCATGCAGAAGACGAAGACAGTTCTGTGGACAGTGATGATAGCATTGAGCAAGAGATCAGGAGATTTCTAGCTGAAAGAGCCAAGGAGTCTACACCTTTCACCGCAAACACCAAACAGGAGGAAGAGGCTGTAGACTCCTTGACTTCACTTCCAGAGTGCGATGTTAACCCAGAACGTCAGAAGATCCTAATTGAAACTCCAGTTTCTGCTTCAGCATCAACCTCTAGTAGACTCTTCAAAAGTGAAACACAAGCAGAATCCATAGGCACACCTGCAAGATCCGCGGATGCACCTGCAGAACTCAACAAGGGACCAGTCTTGACACCCGGCAGCTCTTGCATTATGGGTTGTAGGAGGACCGAAAGTCAAAAACTTGAGATCTCGACCCCAAGAGATCCAAAGAACGGCAGCTCTCAGACAGATAAGGACACTCCGACAAGTCATACCATCAAACCCAACTCCTTCACTACTCCCTCTGTGAGCTCAGAGATGCCCCAATCATTGGGTCATCAACACCAGAACTTATTCCTGATGAGACCCGTTAACAGCGGTATGAGCGACGTCAAGGTACTTTCCGCGGCAGATGGTAATGACCCTGCCGTCAGCCACCAGAGGTTAACATCAGCCACTAGGATACCTTTGAAGGATGTCATTAGTTCTCTTTGTCCCTCACCTATCACAAAACCTCAAATTAGTTCCTGTGCTGTCACCACAGGTGACCCCTTGACCTCGGCGCCCCCTGGGGGCAGGACAGAGGGACTTTACTTGCATAACCGCCTTAAAAGGGACCGACACCTCTCCGATAGACCACACTTATCCCCTGCCACCTCACACCTGTGCCAGCCCTCACCTGTACTGCACCCCCACCAGGGCGGCAGTGTAATCCAGGTACAACGGGACCAGGCTGCTTTCCCAACGCCCTTAGCAAGGACAAACCACCTGCAGGTCAGCCAGATAGAGCCGACTGAGTCCACTGCATGTTTAGGAGTGAGACAAAGGGAGGGAGGAAGTGTTAGCAAGGAAGAGAAAGAGCAGGAAGATGAGGAAGAGAAATGTGTTGATGAGACAGATGTAGAGTCAGATGAGGAAAGGAAAGATCAGAAGACAAAAGACAGGAAGACTCAGCCCCATAATCAGTGA